One window of Dendropsophus ebraccatus isolate aDenEbr1 chromosome 13, aDenEbr1.pat, whole genome shotgun sequence genomic DNA carries:
- the NIT1 gene encoding deaminated glutathione amidase isoform X1: MWGRVVCVIAGLWVRKMTSAAPAQKPLIAVCQMTSTSDKEQNFSTCSRLIQEAAARHACMVFLPEAFDYIGSSSEETLSLAESLQGDLIQRYSGLARDRSVWLSLGGFHEKGSNWDNDRRISNSHVILDAEGHIVSVYRKAHLFDVELQSGVTLRESGFTIPGAEIVQPVTTPGGKVGLAVCYDLRFPEMSLALRKEGAEILTYPSAFTVTTGLAHWEVLLRARAIENQCYVVAAAQTGTHNTRRMSFGHAMVVDPWGVVIAQCTDGTGVCYAEIDLPYLQRVRREMPVQGHRRPDLYG; encoded by the exons GGTGAGGAAAATGACGTCTGCAGCGCCAGCTCAGAAGCCGCTCATCGCAGTCTGTCAGATGACGTCCACATCTGATAAGGAGCAGAACTTCTCCACGTGTTCACGGCTCATCCAGGAGGCAGCCGCCCGCCATGCTTGCATGGTATTCCTCCCAGAGGCCTTTGATTATATTGGCAGCAGCTCAGAGGAGACCCTCAGCCTGGCAGAGTCACTACAGGGGGACCTCATACAGCGCTACAGTGGCCTGGCCAG GGACCGCAGTGTCTGGTTGTCTCTTGGAGGCTTTCATGAGAAGGGATCCAACTGGGACAATGATCGGAGGATCTCCAACTCCCATGTGATCTTGGATGCTGAAG GTCACATTGTATCAGTCTACCGTAAAGCGCACCTGTTTGATGTGGAGCTACAGAGCGGCGTCACCCTGAGGGAGAGCGGATTCACCATCCCCGGAGCTGAAATCGTCCAACCGGTCACCACCCCAGGGGGTAAG GTTGGCCTTGCGGTTTGCTATGATTTGCGGTTTCCAGAGATGTCCTTGGCGTTACGTAAGGAGGGAGCAGAGATTCTTACGTACCCCTCAGCTTTCACAGTCACCACCGGACTGGCACACTGGGAG GTGTTACTGCGAGCCCGAGCAATAGAAAACCAGTGCTACGTGGTGGCAGCCGCACAAACAGGCACTCACAACACTCGCAGGATGTCCTTTGGCCATGCCATGGTTGTGGATCCATGGGGGGTGGTCATAGCACAGTGCACAGATGGAACAGGCGTATGCTATGCTGAGATTGACCTGCCTTATCTTCAGCGGGTACGGAGAGAGATGCCCGTGCAGGGTCACAGACGCCCCGACCTGTATGGCTGA
- the DEDD gene encoding death effector domain-containing protein, with amino-acid sequence MAHLKRGWEEAWTEEEWDREHGLYSLHRMFDIVGTHLTHRDVRVLSFLFVDVIDDYERGMIRSGRDFLLALERQGRCDETNFRQVLQLLRIITRHDLLPYVTLKRRKAVCPDLVDKYLEETSIHYVTPRTHSSAEPGVEQPHPAATPHHPMVCSSPSGPQICTKRPGRGRPPLCSQRKRRKSITPDPKEKQTCDIRLRVRAEYCQHETALQGNVFSNKQDPLERQFERFNQANTILKSRDLGSIICDIKFSELTYLDAFWRDYINGSLLEALKGVFITDSLKQAVGHEAIKLLVNVDEEDYEIGRQKLLRNLIVQSAL; translated from the exons ATGGCCCACCTGAAGCGGGGCTGGGAGGAGGCATGGACGGAGGAGGAGTGGGACCGGGAGCATGGACTGTACAGCCTGCACCGGATGTTTGACATTGTGGGCACCCACCTGACGCATCGGGACGTGCGGGTCCTCTCCTTCCTCTTTGTGGATGTTATTGACGACTATGAGAGGGGCATGATCCGCAGCGGCCGGGACTTCCTGCTCGCTCTGGAGAGGCAGGGCCGCTGTGATGAGACAAACTTTCGTCAGGTGCTGCAGCTATTGAGGATCATCACCCGGCACGACCTGCTGCCATATGTAACGCTGAAGAGGAGGAAGGCCG TCTGCCCGGATCTAGTAGATAAATACCTCGAGGAGACCTCCATTCACTACGTCACGCCGCGAACGCACAGCAGCGCAGAGCCAGGCGTGGAACAGCCGCACCCAGCAG CAACACCGCACCATCCTATGGTctgctcctccccctctggaccCCAGATCTGCACAAAGAGGCCTGGCCGGGGGCGACCACCCCTCTGCAGtcagaggaagaggagaaaaTCCATCACGCCAGACCCCAAGGAGAAACAGACGTGCG ACATCCGGCTGCGGGTCCGAGCAGAGTACTGCCAGCATGAGACAGCGCTCCAGGGAAACGTCTTCTCTAACAAGCAGGACCCTCTAGAGCGACAATTTGAGCGTTTCAACCAGGCAAACACCATCTTAAAATCCAGAGACCTTGGCTCCATAATCTGCGACATTAAGTTCTCCGAGCTCACGTACTTGGACGCCTTCTGGCGCGACTACATCAACGGCTCGCTGCTGGAGGCGCTAAAGGGCGTCTTCATCACGGACTCGCTAAAGCAGGCGGTCGGCCACGAGGCCATCAAACTACTGGTCAACGTGGACGAGGAAGACTATGAAATCGGCCGCCAGAAACTGCTACGAAACTTAATAGTGCAGAGTGCACTGTGA
- the NIT1 gene encoding deaminated glutathione amidase isoform X2 produces the protein MYFFSSVLLVRKMTSAAPAQKPLIAVCQMTSTSDKEQNFSTCSRLIQEAAARHACMVFLPEAFDYIGSSSEETLSLAESLQGDLIQRYSGLARDRSVWLSLGGFHEKGSNWDNDRRISNSHVILDAEGHIVSVYRKAHLFDVELQSGVTLRESGFTIPGAEIVQPVTTPGGKVGLAVCYDLRFPEMSLALRKEGAEILTYPSAFTVTTGLAHWEVLLRARAIENQCYVVAAAQTGTHNTRRMSFGHAMVVDPWGVVIAQCTDGTGVCYAEIDLPYLQRVRREMPVQGHRRPDLYG, from the exons GGTGAGGAAAATGACGTCTGCAGCGCCAGCTCAGAAGCCGCTCATCGCAGTCTGTCAGATGACGTCCACATCTGATAAGGAGCAGAACTTCTCCACGTGTTCACGGCTCATCCAGGAGGCAGCCGCCCGCCATGCTTGCATGGTATTCCTCCCAGAGGCCTTTGATTATATTGGCAGCAGCTCAGAGGAGACCCTCAGCCTGGCAGAGTCACTACAGGGGGACCTCATACAGCGCTACAGTGGCCTGGCCAG GGACCGCAGTGTCTGGTTGTCTCTTGGAGGCTTTCATGAGAAGGGATCCAACTGGGACAATGATCGGAGGATCTCCAACTCCCATGTGATCTTGGATGCTGAAG GTCACATTGTATCAGTCTACCGTAAAGCGCACCTGTTTGATGTGGAGCTACAGAGCGGCGTCACCCTGAGGGAGAGCGGATTCACCATCCCCGGAGCTGAAATCGTCCAACCGGTCACCACCCCAGGGGGTAAG GTTGGCCTTGCGGTTTGCTATGATTTGCGGTTTCCAGAGATGTCCTTGGCGTTACGTAAGGAGGGAGCAGAGATTCTTACGTACCCCTCAGCTTTCACAGTCACCACCGGACTGGCACACTGGGAG GTGTTACTGCGAGCCCGAGCAATAGAAAACCAGTGCTACGTGGTGGCAGCCGCACAAACAGGCACTCACAACACTCGCAGGATGTCCTTTGGCCATGCCATGGTTGTGGATCCATGGGGGGTGGTCATAGCACAGTGCACAGATGGAACAGGCGTATGCTATGCTGAGATTGACCTGCCTTATCTTCAGCGGGTACGGAGAGAGATGCCCGTGCAGGGTCACAGACGCCCCGACCTGTATGGCTGA